The following are encoded together in the Cicer arietinum cultivar CDC Frontier isolate Library 1 chromosome 2, Cicar.CDCFrontier_v2.0, whole genome shotgun sequence genome:
- the LOC101499991 gene encoding uncharacterized protein — protein MIRFTSLALVFVLCVVSTYATRVVDIKIICTVGYTDTKYCLNLLKSQQGADLLVMGRYVTDVLHTKVTNTVKHLKTLIDNYEKETTPKSHYIKCLEYYGGKNGAITKFEEIENSLKAGNYNGTEVAVYDVMKASISCNDDDKTGTEKCEWDNYYVFKIGDIMMTITSYLNRQV, from the coding sequence ATGATTCGTTTCACTTCTCTTGCACTGGTGTTTGTTTTATGTGTTGTGTCCACATATGCTACGAGAGTTGTAGATATTAAAATCATCTGCACGGTTGGATACACTGACACTAAATATTGCTTAAATCTTCTCAAATCACAGCAAGGTGCAGATCTACTTGTCATGGGCCGATACGTCACAGATGTGTTACATACTAAAGTGACCAACACAGTCAAACATCTCAAGACACTAATTGATAATTATGAAAAAGAAACTACACCAAAATCTCATTACATAAAATGTTTGGAATATTATGGTGGGAAGAATGGTGCTATAACTAAATTTGAAGAGATTGAAAACTCCTTGAAGGCTGGAAATTACAACGGGACTGAGGTGGCCGTATACGATGTCATGAAGGCTTCTATTAGTTGTaatgatgatgacaaaactggAACGGAAAAATGTGAATGGGATAATTACtatgtttttaaaattggtGATATCATGATGactataacaagttatttgaatCGGCAAGTTTAG